The Melanotaenia boesemani isolate fMelBoe1 chromosome 8, fMelBoe1.pri, whole genome shotgun sequence DNA window gaggctaaaatgatgtaaaatgaatctatgaatagatgtagcagcataaaggccgaccagaaaaagaaagcagaatttattactaacagaactttgtacaAATAACACACAgttcaacagtgaccaaaccttttctcatctgcacaccattctctcaagtcttggttttcaggagaaaaaaatattggtattgaaacaaacagacaacaaaATCTATTCACATACTtccattttttcctcatttccagttattccttcTACTACTTACCCGCTGTCCTCACTAAACCAGCTCAGCTGCAttttggcgccaccgtgcatcagaaacatcattttgtggctggattgtaaagtTCCTGGACAGGATATAAAGGCCTAGAAAACTTcagtagatcacctaaaggttAAGTTATCCATCACAGCTTATCCCACAGAGTTCCACACTACCactcctggtttaaccagcgtTTTATTGAGGTCAATCAAACTTtgagaaaacaacaatccaAAAGTCCAAACAGAGTGTCAGTGGGCAACTTCTCCGACCAGTCAATGATGGTAGCTTCCATTTTCTAATCATCCTGAACCAGGTCACAAAGCAACAGTCTGAGCAGAGATCCCTGTCCCGAGTCTGCCCTAAAGTGTTCCCTgttggacattttaaaaaaccatCCCTGGGAGGTGTCTGGTGCATCCTGACCAGATCGTACGCTTGTCTCAGGATTCGTGACTACACCAACCCCCCGCTGACCAAGCTGTCACTCCTGCCTTGCTTCCTGGTGAAACATTTCCCACTTATTTTACAAGAATACACCCAGTGTGAGTTCACATGTGGGAGATGTGCAACTTTACATGGTCCGTAAAGTTGCACAGCTGTAggtaataaacatttaaacaatataCTCTTTCCACCTTCATGAAATGAATGTGTTGCTCTCAGCCCTGCAGCACATGCAGCCGTCCTTAAACATGACGCAGAAATCCCATAATCCTCAGAACTGATATTACACATTGGAAAGTTAGCTAGAGCAAGGAGGGGCTAACTTCAGCCGATGACTCCCATTTTTCTAAGAATCAGAATGAAGCCCCAGAAAAGATCAATATAAGCCTTCATTAAACTAGATATGTTTAACTGAattcttatttaaaaagacaacCTGACTAAAGGCAGcccaaaaaacagcaaacaaccCACATAAACAGCTATGAAACAAGAGAAAATCTGAAACAGTTGTACTGAACATTGTTTGGTTAAACTCCAACATAAACGTAACATCTTTACGCTCCATTTTCTACAAAGCAAAGCTGAAGTGCTAGAGGCGGCACAGTGAAGAACATGGGGACATCTGTGCCTTCCCACATGGTCCCCGATCCCTTCTTGTTTATGTAACTTTACCACATGCAGGATTAaagcttctcacctgtgtgggttctcatgtGAGCGGTAGATTTAGCTCTCTGTGTATAACATTTTCCACATACATTACAAGCGtacggcttctcacctgtgtgggttctcatgtGACAAGTTAATCTGGTACTTCGACTGAAACCTTTTTGacatattttacaagaataTGGCTTCTCACCAGTGTGAGTTCTCATGTGAATAGTCAAAGTACCACAATCCTTGAAACAAttcccacatgttttacaaGAATATGGCTTCTCACcagtgtgaattctcatgtgaaTAGTCAAAGTACCACGTTCCttgaaacatttcccacatgttttacaagaatatggcttctcacctgtgtgggttctcatgtGAATAGTCAATTGTGCTCTGTGCTTATAACATTTCCCACATACTTTACAAGCGtatggcttctcacctgtgtgggttctcatgtGAATAGTCAAAGTACCACGTTCCTTGAAACAAttcccacatgttttacaagaatatggcttctcacctgtgtgggttctcatgtGAACAGTCAATTGTGCTCTGTGCTTATAACATTTCCCACATACTTTACAAGCGtatggcttctcacctgtgtgggttctcatgtGAATAGTCAAAGTACAACGTTGCCGGAAACAATTcccacatattttacaagaatatggcttctcacctgtgtgggttctcatgtGAACAGTCAATTGTGCTCTCTGCTTATAACATTTcccacatattttacaagaataTGGCTTCTCATctgtgtgggttctcatgtGACTAGTCAAAGCATAACGTTTCCCgaaacatttcccacatgttttacaagaatatggcttctcacctgtgtgggttctcatgtGAACAGTCAAAGTACCATTTTCCTTaaaacatttcccacatgttttacaaGAATATGGCTTCTCATctgtgtgggttctcatgtGACTAGTCAAAGCACCATTTTCCTTAAAACATTTcccacatattttacaagaatatggcttctcacctgtgtgggttctcatgtGACTAGTCAAAGTACAACGTTGCCCgaaacatttcccacatgttttacaagaatatggcttctcacctgtgtgggttCTCGTGTGTTTAGTCAAAGTACCATTTTCCTTAAAACATTTCCCACACATTTTACAAGAATATGGTTTCTCACCCGTGTGGATTTTCATGTGaacattaaaactttttctgtctctaaaacattttccacactCATTACAAGAAAAGGGTTTTTCACCAGTGCTGCCAGAGTCATGTTTCCTCACTGGTGACTTCTCCTTTAAGGCTTTTCCACAaatctttttatctttgtaATTTTTACCGTAATTTCCTAAACTGGAAGAGTTCCCTTTGTTGTTAGTGTGGCTTCTGTTTGTgctgtccatctcctgctctgtaTTTATAACAGACCCTGAGAAAACATCCCTGTTTGCTTCCTGAACATGACGCTCTGCCAGAAGAGAGTTGTTAAAGAAGAGCTGGTTACtgtttggttctggttccatgTGATCACCGTCCTCATTATTAGGAGTCACTATAAAAGTTTCAGTCTCCTGCTTCAGAACAAGCTGATCTCCCtcctgattggtggattgctgcTCCTGTTCCTCTTTCGTCTGTGGAGGCTCTGGTTCATCCTGGTCCATACCACAGTTCCTCTCCTGGTTACAGAGCTGCTGCTTGGTGagatcctcttcctcctccttacaGAGATGATGGTGTGGGACATCTAGAAGGACAAAGGGACACAATGAATACCATACAATGTGAAACTGGTCTCCCAATAGACAGAACAGTGGTAAATGAGATTATAAAACTATACCTGCTACTAATAATGTCCCTAACTTTAACAAAAGTGGTTTGGTagattaaagaataaaaatacagatagcTGATGGAGCTAAACAAATTATTTACTAGGCACTGTTGCTAAATGACAGCTCACctttatattgtaaacaaaaagtACGCAGAGTCACTTACCATGAGATCTTGATTGATTCGGCCTTACCGAATAtctcaaataataaataactagAAACAATTCATCAAGTCCACGAGCCATGTTTTCTATACGAGGAACATTCAAATACCCAACCAACCCAACCAAACCAACGTAAACCATTTGGCTACATGTGCTAAAATCTCAGGCCACACTGGCTACCATGTAGACAAAGAATagactttaaccctttaagaccTGACCTTGGATTTTCATTTAAGGACGAAGTATAACTCCTCCCAGTGCCGCCACCTTACCAGGGTGGGGGAGTTTGcgcgtcctgatgatcctagtaGCTATGTTGTTgtgggctttatgcccctggtatgGTCAACCCATGGCAAACATATGTCTAGGGGAGGGAACAGATGAAgcgcggctcaaatcacccttATGATGccgacaaatcatggacccaggtttcccttgcccgaacgtgggtcaccggggccccttTCTGAAGCCAGGCCTgaaggtggggcacggaggcgagcgcttggtggccaggcctttgcccatggggcacGTTCGGGCTCAGCTTGAAAGAGTGACATGACAcaggaggagtttggagaggccatggagaatgacttccggacggcttcgaggagattctggtccaccttccagtggctcaggagggaaaagcagtactccgtcaacactgtgtatagtgaggatggggggctgctCGACTTGGGACGCTGTGaagcggtggagggaatacttcaaagaccttctcaatcccaccaacacctctccgatgaggaagaagagtctggggaccctggtgttggctctcccatttctggggttgaggtggttaaaaagttcctcggtggcaaggcctcaagggtggatgaggtctgcccagagttccttaaggctctggatgctgtagggctgtctttgctgacacgcctctgcagcattgcatggacatcggggacagttcccctggactggcagactgggctggtggtccccctcttcaaaaagggggaccggagggtgtgctccaactacacggggatcacactcctcagcctccctggtaaggtctattcaggggtgatggagaggacggtccgtcggatagtcgaacctcagattgaggaggagcattGTGGTTTCCgtcccggtcatggaacagtggaccagctctacactctcttcagggtcttggagtgGGCATAGGAGTTCGCGGAACCAGTCTActtgtgctttgtggacttggagaaggcattcgaccgtgttccctggggactcctgtgggagATACTCTGgaagtatggagtgctggaccccttgtatgagctgtccagtccctgtacgaccggtgtcagagcttggtccacattgccggcagaaAATCAGAGTCGTTTCTGGTGACGGTTGGattctgccaaggctgccctttgtcccccattctgttcataaattttatggacagaatttgaggggatccagtttgttggcctcaggattgggtctctgctctttgcagatgtggttctgttggctttatcaggccgtgatcttcagctctcactggagcgattcgcagctgagtgtgaagcggctggaatgggaatcagcacctccaaatccgagaccatggtcctaagccggaaaagggtggagtgccttctccgggtcggcaatgaggtctTGTcccaagaggaggagttcacgtatcatGGGGTATtgtcacgagtgagggaaggatggagcaggacgtcgacaggcggatcagtgcATCTgtatcggtctgtcgtggtgaagagggagctgagccaaaaggcaaggccctcgatttaccagtcgatctacgttccgaATCTTACCTATGGTCACGAACTGTAGGTAGTGACCGAAAGGACTAGAGCgtgaatacaagcagctgaaattagttttctccgcagggtggccgggctctcccttagagatagggtgagaagctcggtgatccgggaggggctcagagtagagtcgctgctcctccacatccagaggagccagatgaggtggctcgggcatctggttaggatgcctcctggatgcctccctggtgaagtgttccgggcacgtcccgccggaaagaggccccggggaagacccaggacacgctagACAGACTACATCTTTCAGTTGGCCTGGAaacacctcaggatccccctggacaagctggtaaatgtggccggggagagggaagtctgggttttagtcttaggcagctgcccccgtgacccaactccggataagtgacagacaatggatggatagatggatggaaaattgtgactatgcctgaaatttgctcctattaaggtgaaagttgtctctgggaggaaaaggtctccatggagaaattccacattagtgaaaaatggaaaaagagtgTTGGAAAGCCGAGTGTaaatagagaaaaacaaatctacaggttcactatgacatgtataaagagaaagtTCACTCTTACAATCTACAACTGATAAATGCAAGAAAGCCCTATTTCTCTGACGTTATTAGCAAATactatcataatgctcgggtcttattcgcTATTGTCGACAgattaacaaaccctcctgtgtcagtagcacctgaattttattccaccaaggcctgcaatgagtttgccaaattcttcacagaaaaaatccggaatatcagacaaacagttggttcatcagcagcaacagcttcaataaatatactgtgtccattaaaaaccagcttaaacaccatgacacagtttaatcccattagcAGCAAAGATCTAGGCGATATCATATGTGAgttgaactcctcctcttgctgcttggacagcCTGCCCACAGgccttttcaaaaaggtctcaagaactctggaaccagatctgttacagattgttaacttatctttaatttcaggtgtcttcccagaacttctaaaaacagctgtaatcaaacctttGCTAGAAAGGGActatctagacaagacacaaatgagcaactacaggccgatctcaaatcttccttttctaagtaagataattgaaaaagccgtttttcatcaactaaacgactttttaacacaaaacaactgctacgatgtcttccagtcaggttttagacagcaccacagaactgagatgctctgaccaaagtcattaatgacatatgtttgaatacagatgatggaaaaatgtcagtcttggtcttactggacctcagtgctgcatttgatacagtcgaccacactCAATCACTTAaaagactggagaactgggtgggtctctctggcactgcactactctggtttaaatcttatttagagaatagaaaatactttgtgtcaataggtaattttacatctgagcagacaagaattacatgtggagttccccaaggttccatcctggggcctcttctgtttaacatctacatgctcccactggtacagattataaagaaaaacaacattagttaccatagctacgcagatgacacacagatatatattacaatgtcaccaggagatcgaggccccatacaggctcttgggaaatgcattgaggagattaatgactggatgtgtctgaactttctccagttaaacaaaaacaaaactgaggtgatggtttttggagctaAAGAGAAACGAttgtcaccacagagcttcagtctatacaactaaaaaccaccgACCAGGCCAGAAAGCTGACCTTAattttgagaaacacattaagggaattacaaagtcagccttctatcaccttaagaacatatcaaaggtaaaagatctgatgtctcagcaggaccttgaaaaactagtccatggtttacaggttctacctaaaaaaaaatcaattagacacctacagcttattcagaactcatcagtccagctctgaggtctttacactggctgcctgtttgtcagagaacagactttaaagttctgctgctggtctataaagctctgaatggtttaggaccaaaatacatcagagacctcttgacccagtatgaacctaccagaaccctcaggtcatctggatccagtttctcatcagttcccagagtcaaaaccagacacggagaagctgcattcagcttctatgctccacatgtctggaacaaactcccagaaagcctcagatcagctgaaacactcagtttatttaaatcaaggttgaagacccacctgttctctgctgcatttcactagtttttatttagaaatccaaATCTGCATTTGGTTCGTTTACGctaaaatcttaactttatttctttatctgagcatttttctgctgtttttatgtaatcaattttatcttttttaatctttgtttttctttttttctttccctgcaccttgctgtatttatgtaaagcactttgaattgtgttgtacatgaaatgtgctatacaaataaaattgccttgccttactgtgttagagaaggtcctgccaataACAATACTTTAAGGTAAATAAGTgctggtgtgaaccatgaaccattagtttcctcctcctcagctgaaccataaacaaacgcaacaagaaagaaaagccgatcagctgatctgacaaCTTGTATCATGATTTatggaacaacatgagaggaggaagcagctgctgcataaaCAAAGATGACCAGAGATCCACTAGAACAGACACGTTGGTGCAAAACGCAGGATAAGTCTAAAAATGAATATGGGgaaagtgcaggtgtggaaaAGGAAAATCAGGAAAAGAGTTAGTGTTAAAACCCTCATTCTCCACAAGGACgacgtccatgggttgctccatttCTCTTGAGTTTATTATCAAATCCATCCACAGAGCCAGtcggctcatcttttccatctcgcCCTCCACGTCCCGCCGTCATCATGGAGAAATGACGAATGTATGGGGCTTGTTATGTTGCGCACGCGTTAACTGCATTAAAACTATTGACAATTAATTACTATAAATTAGTCACCACCGTTAccgtgttatttttgacagccctaatatttaaccaaagaaacATTTGCTTCTTATATGGTGATATTGCACAACAGAGAGAGCCtgaaaaacagctaaaacaagAAGCTCAGACTCGCCAAATGTAGGTACAAGGACAAGGTTGAGACCATGCCAAGTGCAGACAGCTCCCTGCATGGGAGGGAGTGAAATCCATGATGGGGATGCAACCAAAGAAATGTCGAGTCTCCCTAAATGGAAGGTCTGATCTGGTGCTTTCTAATGAACtgaacaggtttttttttttaatcgtttTAATGTCTGTGATTTTAGTAAAGGGTTGTCTGTTTCTAGAAGTAT harbors:
- the LOC121644284 gene encoding zinc finger protein 260-like, yielding MDQDEPEPPQTKEEQEQQSTNQEGDQLVLKQETETFIVTPNNEDGDHMEPEPNSNQLFFNNSLLAERHVQEANRDVFSGSVINTEQEMDSTNRSHTNNKGNSSSLGNYGKNYKDKKICGKALKEKSPVRKHDSGSTGEKPFSCNECGKCFRDRKSFNVHMKIHTGEKPYSCKMCGKCFKENGTLTKHTRTHTGEKPYSCKTCGKCFGQRCTLTSHMRTHTGEKPYSCKICGKCFKENGALTSHMRTHTDEKPYSCKTCGKCFKENGTLTVHMRTHTGEKPYSCKTCGKCFGKRYALTSHMRTHTDEKPYSCKICGKCYKQRAQLTVHMRTHTGEKPYSCKICGNCFRQRCTLTIHMRTHTGEKPYACKVCGKCYKHRAQLTVHMRTHTGEKPYSCKTCGNCFKERGTLTIHMRTHTGEKPYACKVCGKCYKHRAQLTIHMRTHTGEKPYSCKTCGKCFKERGTLTIHMRIHTGEKPYSCKTCGNCFKDCGTLTIHMRTHTGEKPYSCKICQKGFSRSTRLTCHMRTHTGEKPYACNVCGKCYTQRAKSTAHMRTHTGEKL